From Actinoplanes oblitus, a single genomic window includes:
- a CDS encoding MarR family winged helix-turn-helix transcriptional regulator, with the protein MDFDQADAVNQAIRLLSLRHRARIAELLVPLGLHPGQEAVVLELARTGPMIQAQLSQALNVEPPSVTLMTRKLEASGHLRRTAAPADKRASVVELTDRGRALAEQVRRLWCELAEETVAGLPAPALAGLPGLLTAMADNVDARGARRRGGRREPDQDRGSQSVA; encoded by the coding sequence GTGGACTTCGACCAAGCCGACGCCGTCAACCAGGCGATCCGCCTGCTGAGCCTGCGTCACCGAGCCCGGATCGCGGAGCTGCTGGTGCCGCTCGGCCTGCACCCGGGCCAGGAGGCGGTGGTGCTCGAACTGGCCCGTACCGGTCCGATGATCCAGGCGCAGCTCAGCCAGGCGCTCAACGTCGAGCCGCCGAGCGTCACGCTGATGACCCGCAAGCTGGAAGCCTCCGGCCACCTGCGTCGCACCGCCGCGCCCGCCGACAAGCGAGCCAGCGTCGTGGAGCTGACCGACCGCGGGCGAGCCCTGGCCGAGCAGGTCAGGCGACTGTGGTGTGAGCTGGCCGAGGAGACCGTGGCCGGCCTGCCCGCCCCGGCCCTGGCCGGGCTGCCCGGCCTGCTGACCGCGATGGCGGACAACGTCGACGCCCGCGGCGCCCGTCGCCGGGGCGGACGCCGGGAGCCGGATCAGGACAGGGGATCCCAGTCGGTGGCGTAA
- a CDS encoding VOC family protein: MDAVARLDLVIFDAVDIDAVGAFYAGLTGWDVVRQDADRFGIRDPSGQEFEFQRAPDHVQPRWPGQDRPQQFHLDLRLGDPRATAERAIRLGARLLADVPGAITLVDPAGHPFDLCAADTTVPFTVTVDAPDAGALASFYAGLLGEVPAILRFQQVTGYQAPRWPDPAHPQQAHLDLLTTDLAVAQARAIALGARSLDAGAEHFKVFADPAGHPFCLIH; encoded by the coding sequence ATGGATGCGGTGGCCCGGCTCGACCTGGTGATCTTCGACGCGGTGGACATCGACGCGGTCGGGGCCTTCTATGCCGGGCTGACCGGGTGGGACGTGGTGCGGCAGGACGCCGACCGGTTCGGGATCCGCGACCCGAGCGGGCAGGAGTTCGAGTTCCAGCGTGCCCCCGATCACGTGCAGCCGCGCTGGCCGGGGCAGGACCGGCCGCAGCAGTTCCACCTGGACCTGCGGCTGGGCGACCCGCGCGCGACGGCCGAGCGGGCGATCCGCCTCGGTGCCCGGTTGCTCGCCGACGTGCCGGGGGCGATCACCCTGGTGGACCCGGCCGGCCACCCGTTCGACCTGTGCGCCGCGGACACCACCGTCCCGTTCACGGTGACCGTCGACGCGCCCGACGCCGGGGCGCTGGCCAGCTTCTATGCCGGGCTGCTCGGTGAGGTGCCCGCCATCCTCCGGTTCCAGCAGGTCACCGGGTACCAGGCGCCGCGATGGCCGGACCCGGCGCATCCCCAGCAGGCTCACCTCGACCTGCTCACCACCGACCTGGCCGTCGCGCAGGCCCGGGCGATCGCTCTGGGCGCGCGCTCCCTCGACGCCGGCGCCGAGCACTTCAAGGTCTTCGCCGACCCGGCCGGCCACCCGTTCTGCCTCATCCACTAG
- a CDS encoding RlpA-like double-psi beta-barrel domain-containing protein, with protein sequence MRACLILAVAALAGCGTAPPPVPPATSAASPVPSAPPAPPATTAVPGRTASTPVSPGTRVSTGWEITVYYTAVERFHTGEPTEVVGCPELECAHGNTRLGAFPADFVQAVKDEGTGRTTAGQYLNWSYDVGFWLDSAPRDTDGDRLTPFVSAAADPNVLPPGTRFGISACGRQDDGSAPPAAICAALRAAAWEITDEFTPGLGGSHHIDAYIGPETGPGFTDSPWYLTLTGAQLTID encoded by the coding sequence ATGCGGGCCTGTCTGATTCTCGCCGTCGCGGCGCTGGCCGGCTGCGGCACGGCGCCGCCGCCCGTCCCGCCGGCGACGAGCGCCGCGTCACCGGTCCCGTCGGCCCCACCGGCCCCACCGGCGACGACGGCCGTCCCAGGCCGGACCGCGAGCACACCGGTCAGTCCGGGCACCCGGGTCAGCACCGGCTGGGAGATCACCGTCTACTACACGGCCGTCGAGCGGTTCCACACCGGCGAGCCGACCGAGGTCGTCGGCTGCCCGGAGCTGGAATGCGCGCACGGCAACACCCGGCTCGGCGCGTTCCCGGCCGACTTCGTCCAGGCGGTCAAGGACGAGGGGACCGGGCGGACCACCGCGGGGCAGTACCTGAACTGGTCCTATGACGTCGGCTTCTGGTTGGACTCGGCGCCGCGCGACACCGACGGGGACCGCCTGACGCCGTTCGTCTCGGCGGCCGCCGACCCGAACGTGCTGCCGCCCGGAACCCGGTTCGGCATCAGCGCCTGCGGCCGCCAGGACGACGGCTCGGCGCCACCGGCCGCGATCTGCGCCGCCCTGCGCGCGGCGGCCTGGGAGATCACCGACGAGTTCACCCCGGGGCTGGGCGGCTCGCACCACATCGACGCCTACATCGGCCCGGAGACCGGCCCCGGCTTCACCGACTCCCCCTGGTACCTCACGCTCACCGGCGCCCAGCTGACGATCGATTGA
- a CDS encoding MerR family transcriptional regulator, with amino-acid sequence MRVGELARRTGTTIRALRYYESVGLVVPRRLSNGYREYDPIAERQVAQIRELMALGLAVEETRPFVESIADGTEDVCAATLATFRSTVTGLQRRIGELTAQRDALNARIDEAARSVVTGVPSGGAGLAGLVGTGLPALRFYASDGRPVDLAALGPGRTVIFVYPLTGRPGVDLPRGLLEVHGARGSTDQAIWLRDHHAELLAAGASRVYGLSAQSTGYQRELAHRLRLPYPLIPDPKLTLAAATGLPTLASGDLVLYDRLTLIVSDDVVEHVFHPIPDPPSHAMDVMSWLTRKAVRDGNRD; translated from the coding sequence ATGCGGGTGGGTGAGCTGGCGCGCCGGACCGGGACGACGATCCGGGCGCTGCGGTATTACGAGTCGGTGGGCCTGGTGGTGCCCCGGCGCCTGAGCAACGGTTACCGGGAGTACGACCCGATCGCCGAGCGCCAGGTCGCCCAGATCCGTGAGCTGATGGCGCTCGGGCTGGCCGTCGAGGAGACCCGCCCGTTCGTCGAGTCGATCGCCGACGGCACCGAGGACGTGTGTGCCGCGACCCTGGCGACGTTCCGGAGCACGGTGACCGGGCTGCAGCGGCGGATCGGGGAGCTGACCGCGCAGCGGGACGCGCTCAACGCCCGGATCGACGAGGCGGCCCGGTCGGTGGTGACCGGCGTCCCGTCCGGTGGCGCCGGCCTGGCCGGCCTGGTCGGCACGGGGCTGCCGGCATTGCGGTTCTACGCCAGCGACGGGCGGCCGGTGGACCTGGCCGCGCTCGGGCCGGGCCGGACGGTCATCTTCGTCTACCCGCTCACCGGCCGGCCCGGCGTCGACCTGCCCCGCGGGCTGCTCGAGGTGCACGGCGCCCGGGGCAGCACCGACCAGGCGATCTGGCTGCGCGACCACCACGCGGAGCTGCTGGCCGCCGGCGCCTCCCGGGTCTACGGGCTGTCGGCGCAGTCGACCGGGTACCAGCGGGAGCTGGCGCATCGGCTGCGGTTGCCGTACCCCTTGATCCCCGACCCGAAGCTGACCCTGGCCGCCGCCACCGGCCTGCCCACCCTGGCCTCGGGCGACCTGGTGCTCTACGACCGCCTCACGCTCATCGTGTCGGACGACGTGGTCGAGCACGTCTTCCACCCGATCCCGGACCCGCCGTCGCACGCCATGGACGTGATGTCCTGGCTCACCAGGAAGGCGGTCAGGGACGGAAACCGGGACTGA
- a CDS encoding STAS domain-containing protein: MTTALTLTTGQDAAGALVLTAVGEIDMSNAETFAAALGEAVTDDGRPVLVDLTAVEYLDSAGLATLFQHAGRIEVVTGPLLAPLLTVSGLGDLTTVRGS, encoded by the coding sequence ATGACCACCGCGCTCACGCTGACCACGGGCCAGGACGCTGCCGGTGCACTCGTGCTCACGGCGGTCGGGGAGATCGACATGAGCAACGCGGAGACGTTCGCGGCGGCGCTCGGCGAGGCGGTCACCGACGACGGCCGGCCGGTGCTGGTCGATCTCACGGCGGTGGAGTACCTGGACAGCGCCGGTCTCGCCACGCTCTTCCAGCACGCCGGGCGGATCGAGGTGGTCACCGGTCCGCTGCTGGCGCCGCTGCTGACCGTTTCCGGTCTCGGCGACCTCACCACGGTCCGCGGTAGCTAG
- a CDS encoding SpoIIE family protein phosphatase, with protein MSDVFAADAEVGRDLAAVDWARTPVGAPDEWPQSLRTAVSILLSSRFPMWMAWGPELTFFCNAAYRRDTLGRKYPWALGRPASQVWAEIWGDIGPRIQNVLDTGHATWDASLLLFLERSGYPEESYHTFSYSPLHDDDGVLAGFLCVVSEDTDRVIAERRMATLRDLGSDPSVIRTEHETLAFASQQLERNLRDLPFTLTYLYDEDGRPQLRSVSGIAADHPAALAIGQAAPEPGLLTLDHPDLPAGDWADPPRQALLVPLVRQGDAPYGFFVAALNRYRPADDAYRGFVELAAGHVAAGIAGARSYQAQQRRAEELAELDRAKTTFFSNISHEFRTPLTLIMGPLDELRSRLAGADQQILDELDVMHRNGLRLGKLVNALLDFSRLEAGRMRAHFEAVDLSATTAELASVFRSAIERAGLIFEVDCPPLPEPVLVDRGMWEKVVLNLLSNALKFTFEGAIRITVRASADHRAVITVADTGIGVAPEEMPRLFERFHRIDNARSRSHEGSGIGLALVKELVSLHDGTITADSTPDKGTTFTVRLPFGSGAVVEPGAATAVSATAEPFLQEANRWLPGDPPLEAPVPSGAGGAAADVVVADDNADMRDYLGRLLRSAGHRVTAVADGRAALDAIRAEAPDLVVSDVMMPRMGGLELVTALRAESRTAGVPVLLLSARAGEEASIEGLEAGADDYLFKPFSAAELLARVRANIELARLRNHHSRWRTALVDSLQEAFFVCDEDGAVIEINTAFTDKLGFGPEGLPYAPVHPWWPDPVTDADAYAQVQESFELLLQQRHGDYTIPVRHRDGHTLWVAAAFNHVRDPESGRGVIVGTFRDVTDEHYAIQRETALASLSVRLSAADHLTDAVTGALDQLRELWQASYVLAAVFGEADEPTVTSTDPDLTWAGLPQDRLLNLKDKPLLTPVTEDNSGAGITLEHPRGTMVVWVQLSRRRPFTEQDQTLLALLAGHLAQGLRRVHQIDQQRETALALQRAILGPAQLPAGFAVRYEPATRPLKVGGDWYDTIPLPDGRIGLVVGDCVGHGLQAATVMGQLRSACRALLLQNGSPAQTLTALDRFAALLPGASCATVFCGVLDPASGHLRYSAAAHPPPIVALADGTIHLLDQGRSRPIAIRPDQPRHEAEYDLPPRTTLLLYTDGLVERRRQPLTTGIERAAEAVQLGRRTPIEDLATEVMERLAPAGGFDDDVALLLYRQPGPLEIEFPAESSRLASIRTALRGWLDRCGVDGVTAQNVLVAAGEACANAIEHGHRDLAGGLIRLRAAATADALRLIVTDTGRWRLPQPDDSPHRGRGIMLMRAFMGEVTITTGAAGTIIDMQTRIAS; from the coding sequence GTGAGCGACGTCTTCGCCGCGGACGCCGAAGTCGGACGGGATCTCGCCGCGGTCGATTGGGCCCGCACCCCGGTCGGAGCACCTGACGAGTGGCCGCAGAGCCTGCGGACCGCTGTCAGCATTCTGCTGTCGTCGCGGTTCCCGATGTGGATGGCGTGGGGTCCCGAGCTGACTTTCTTCTGCAACGCCGCCTATCGCCGGGACACGCTGGGCCGCAAGTACCCGTGGGCGCTGGGCCGGCCGGCCAGCCAGGTGTGGGCGGAGATCTGGGGCGACATCGGCCCGCGCATCCAGAACGTGCTGGACACCGGCCACGCCACCTGGGATGCCAGCCTGCTGCTGTTCCTGGAGCGCTCCGGCTACCCGGAGGAGAGCTACCACACCTTCTCCTACAGCCCGCTGCACGACGACGACGGCGTGCTGGCCGGTTTCCTCTGCGTGGTCAGCGAGGACACCGACCGGGTGATCGCCGAGCGGCGGATGGCGACGTTGCGTGACCTCGGCTCGGACCCGAGCGTGATCCGCACCGAGCACGAGACCCTGGCTTTCGCCAGCCAGCAGCTGGAGCGGAACCTGCGCGACCTGCCGTTCACCCTGACCTACCTGTACGACGAGGACGGCCGCCCGCAGCTGCGCTCGGTGTCCGGCATCGCGGCGGACCACCCGGCGGCGCTCGCGATCGGCCAGGCGGCACCGGAGCCGGGCCTGCTCACCCTCGATCACCCGGACCTGCCGGCCGGCGACTGGGCCGACCCGCCCCGGCAGGCGCTGCTGGTGCCGTTGGTGCGGCAGGGCGACGCGCCGTACGGCTTCTTCGTCGCCGCCCTGAACCGCTACCGCCCGGCCGACGACGCCTACCGGGGTTTCGTCGAGCTGGCCGCCGGTCACGTGGCCGCCGGGATCGCCGGTGCCCGCAGTTACCAGGCGCAGCAGCGGCGCGCCGAGGAGCTGGCCGAGCTGGACCGGGCGAAGACCACGTTCTTCTCCAACATCAGCCACGAGTTCCGCACCCCGCTCACCCTGATCATGGGGCCGCTGGACGAGCTGCGGAGCCGGCTTGCCGGCGCCGACCAGCAGATCCTCGACGAGCTGGACGTGATGCACCGCAACGGGCTGCGGCTCGGCAAGCTGGTCAACGCGCTGCTCGACTTCTCCCGCCTGGAAGCCGGCCGGATGCGGGCGCACTTCGAGGCGGTCGACCTGTCCGCCACCACCGCCGAGCTGGCCAGTGTCTTCCGCTCGGCGATCGAGCGGGCCGGCCTGATCTTCGAGGTGGACTGCCCGCCGCTGCCCGAGCCGGTGCTGGTCGACCGGGGCATGTGGGAGAAGGTGGTCCTCAACCTGCTCAGCAACGCGCTGAAGTTCACCTTCGAGGGTGCCATCCGGATCACCGTGCGCGCCTCGGCGGACCACCGGGCGGTGATCACCGTCGCCGACACCGGCATCGGGGTGGCGCCGGAGGAGATGCCCAGGCTGTTCGAGCGCTTCCACCGCATCGACAACGCCCGGTCCCGCTCGCACGAGGGCAGCGGCATCGGGCTGGCCCTGGTCAAGGAGCTGGTCAGCCTGCACGACGGCACGATCACCGCGGACAGCACGCCGGACAAGGGCACCACGTTCACCGTGCGGCTGCCGTTCGGCTCCGGCGCGGTGGTGGAGCCCGGCGCGGCGACCGCTGTCTCGGCCACCGCCGAGCCGTTCCTGCAGGAGGCGAACCGCTGGCTGCCCGGCGACCCGCCCCTGGAGGCACCCGTCCCGAGCGGGGCCGGCGGTGCCGCGGCCGACGTCGTGGTGGCCGACGACAACGCCGACATGCGGGACTACCTGGGCCGGCTGCTGCGCTCGGCGGGCCACCGGGTCACCGCCGTCGCCGACGGCCGGGCCGCCCTCGACGCGATCCGCGCCGAGGCGCCGGACCTGGTGGTCAGCGACGTGATGATGCCCCGGATGGGCGGCCTGGAGCTGGTCACGGCGCTGCGCGCGGAGAGCCGTACGGCGGGCGTCCCGGTACTGCTGCTCTCCGCCCGGGCCGGCGAGGAGGCGTCCATCGAGGGTCTCGAGGCCGGCGCCGACGACTACCTGTTCAAGCCGTTCTCGGCGGCCGAGCTGCTGGCCCGGGTGCGCGCCAACATCGAACTGGCCCGGCTGCGCAACCACCACTCCCGGTGGCGGACCGCGCTCGTCGACTCGTTGCAGGAGGCGTTCTTCGTCTGCGACGAGGACGGGGCGGTCATCGAGATCAACACCGCCTTCACCGACAAGCTCGGCTTCGGCCCGGAGGGTCTGCCCTACGCCCCGGTGCATCCGTGGTGGCCCGACCCGGTCACCGACGCGGACGCGTACGCGCAGGTCCAGGAGTCGTTCGAGCTGCTCCTGCAACAGCGCCACGGCGACTACACCATCCCGGTACGGCACCGGGACGGTCACACCCTGTGGGTGGCGGCCGCGTTCAACCACGTGCGCGACCCGGAGAGCGGGCGCGGGGTGATCGTCGGGACCTTCCGTGACGTCACCGACGAGCACTACGCGATTCAGCGGGAGACCGCCCTGGCGTCGCTGAGCGTGCGGCTCTCCGCGGCGGACCACCTGACCGACGCGGTGACCGGGGCGCTCGACCAGCTGCGGGAACTGTGGCAGGCGTCGTACGTGCTGGCCGCGGTCTTCGGTGAGGCCGACGAACCCACCGTGACCAGCACCGACCCGGACCTGACCTGGGCCGGCCTGCCGCAGGACCGGCTGCTGAACCTGAAGGACAAGCCGCTGCTCACCCCGGTCACCGAGGACAACTCGGGTGCCGGGATCACCCTGGAGCACCCGCGGGGCACGATGGTCGTCTGGGTCCAGCTGAGCCGGCGCCGGCCGTTCACCGAGCAGGACCAGACGCTGCTCGCGCTGCTCGCCGGGCACCTGGCCCAGGGGCTGCGCCGGGTGCACCAGATCGACCAGCAGCGGGAGACCGCCCTGGCGCTGCAACGTGCCATCCTCGGCCCGGCCCAGCTGCCGGCCGGGTTCGCGGTCCGCTACGAGCCGGCCACCCGCCCGCTCAAGGTGGGCGGCGACTGGTACGACACCATCCCGCTGCCGGACGGCCGGATCGGTCTCGTGGTCGGCGACTGCGTCGGGCACGGCCTGCAGGCGGCCACCGTGATGGGCCAGCTACGCTCCGCCTGCCGTGCCCTGCTGCTGCAGAACGGCAGCCCGGCGCAGACCCTCACCGCGCTCGACCGGTTCGCCGCTCTGCTGCCCGGGGCCAGTTGCGCCACAGTGTTCTGCGGCGTGCTCGACCCGGCCAGCGGTCACCTGCGCTACTCGGCCGCCGCGCACCCGCCACCGATCGTGGCGCTCGCCGACGGCACCATCCACCTGCTCGACCAGGGCCGGTCCCGGCCGATCGCGATCCGTCCGGACCAGCCCCGGCACGAGGCCGAATACGATCTGCCGCCGCGGACCACGCTGCTGCTCTACACCGACGGCCTGGTGGAACGCCGCCGGCAGCCGCTGACCACCGGGATCGAGCGGGCGGCCGAGGCGGTCCAGCTGGGGCGGCGTACCCCGATCGAGGATCTGGCCACCGAGGTGATGGAACGCCTCGCCCCGGCCGGTGGCTTCGACGACGACGTGGCGCTGCTGCTCTACCGCCAGCCCGGCCCGTTGGAGATCGAGTTCCCGGCCGAGTCGTCCCGGCTCGCCTCGATCCGCACGGCGCTGCGCGGCTGGCTGGACCGCTGCGGGGTGGACGGGGTGACAGCGCAGAACGTCCTGGTGGCGGCCGGCGAGGCGTGCGCCAACGCGATCGAGCACGGGCACCGCGACCTGGCCGGTGGACTGATCAGGTTGCGTGCCGCGGCGACCGCCGACGCGCTGCGGCTGATCGTCACGGACACCGGCCGCTGGCGGCTCCCCCAACCGGACGACAGTCCGCACCGCGGGCGCGGCATCATGCTGATGCGGGCATTCATGGGTGAGGTCACCATCACCACCGGAGCCGCCGGGACCATCATCGACATGCAGACGAGGATCGCGTCATGA
- a CDS encoding PPOX class F420-dependent oxidoreductase, with protein MTTTAFDPHALIAESRLGILATIRRDGRPQLSPILPFYDRAEGTIYVSMTEGRAKTANLRRDPRASIQVTSADGRAWATADGDATLIGPGDDPHGPEVEALVDYYRRAAGEHSDWDEYRAVMVADRRVLLALKVTHVYGQSLQFD; from the coding sequence ATGACGACCACCGCATTCGACCCGCACGCCCTGATCGCGGAGAGCCGGCTCGGCATTCTCGCCACGATCCGGCGGGACGGGCGTCCGCAGTTGTCCCCGATCCTGCCGTTCTACGACCGGGCCGAGGGGACGATCTACGTCTCGATGACCGAGGGCCGGGCCAAGACCGCGAACCTGCGCCGCGACCCGCGCGCCTCGATCCAGGTGACCAGCGCCGACGGCCGGGCCTGGGCCACCGCTGACGGTGACGCCACGCTCATCGGGCCCGGCGACGACCCGCACGGCCCGGAGGTCGAGGCGCTGGTCGACTACTACCGGCGGGCCGCCGGGGAGCACTCGGACTGGGACGAGTACCGCGCGGTGATGGTCGCCGACCGCCGGGTGCTGCTGGCCCTCAAGGTGACGCACGTCTACGGACAGTCGCTCCAGTTCGATTGA
- a CDS encoding cyclic-phosphate processing receiver domain-containing protein: MMVLIDDLRSFADGRTAEVARTSAAGVALLDRLREQRIDELWLDHDLGDDDTIWPVVAVLERAAFEERPFDIGLILIHSANPGGAAKMIQSLRRWAYPVRLATGSAAVGYLG; this comes from the coding sequence ATGATGGTGTTGATCGACGACCTGCGGTCGTTCGCTGACGGCAGGACCGCCGAGGTCGCCCGGACCAGCGCGGCCGGCGTGGCCCTGCTCGACCGGCTCCGGGAGCAGCGGATCGACGAGCTGTGGCTGGACCACGACCTCGGCGACGACGACACGATCTGGCCGGTGGTGGCGGTGCTGGAACGGGCGGCCTTCGAGGAACGGCCCTTCGACATCGGGCTCATCCTGATCCACTCGGCGAACCCGGGCGGCGCGGCGAAGATGATCCAGTCGCTGCGCCGGTGGGCGTACCCGGTACGGCTGGCCACCGGCTCCGCCGCGGTCGGTTACCTGGGCTGA
- the eno gene encoding phosphopyruvate hydratase — protein sequence MNAISSVHAREIIDSRGNPTVEVDVVLADGTRGRAAVPSGASTGTREAVELRDGDPGRYHGKGVRRAVEAVNTEIAAALKGHDATDQAGADRVLIELDGTADKSRLGANATLGVSLALVRAAAGSAGQPLYRYLGGADATLLPMPLMNIVNGGAHADNPLDFQEFMIVPVGAGTFAEAVRMGSEVFHALRGALRAAGQNTNVGDEGGFAPDLRTAEEALTFVTEAIAATGYRPGADVAIALDPAASEFYQGGRYLHRDPGEHVAYLAGLVDAFPIVSIEDGVAQDDHAGWVALTRAIGGRCQLVGDDVFCTNEALLRQGIADGVGNAILIKVNQIGTLTETLATVGTARAAGYRVVMSHRSGETEDTTIADLAVATGCGQIKTGSLSRSDRTAKYNQLIRIEEELGERATLDPYLRVRV from the coding sequence ATGAACGCGATCAGCAGTGTGCACGCCCGGGAAATCATCGACAGCCGCGGAAACCCGACCGTCGAGGTCGACGTGGTGCTGGCGGACGGGACCAGGGGGCGGGCGGCAGTGCCGTCCGGGGCCTCGACCGGTACCCGGGAGGCGGTCGAGCTGCGGGACGGCGATCCCGGGCGGTACCACGGCAAGGGGGTGCGGCGGGCGGTCGAGGCGGTCAACACCGAGATCGCCGCGGCGCTGAAGGGACACGACGCCACCGACCAGGCCGGTGCCGACCGGGTGCTGATCGAGCTGGACGGGACCGCTGACAAGTCGCGGCTCGGCGCCAACGCCACGCTCGGCGTCTCGCTGGCGCTGGTCCGGGCCGCGGCCGGCAGTGCCGGGCAACCGCTGTATCGATACCTCGGCGGAGCGGACGCCACCCTGCTGCCGATGCCGCTGATGAACATCGTGAACGGCGGGGCGCACGCCGACAATCCGCTCGACTTCCAGGAGTTCATGATCGTCCCGGTGGGCGCGGGGACGTTCGCCGAGGCCGTACGCATGGGGTCGGAGGTTTTCCACGCGCTGCGCGGCGCGCTGCGTGCGGCCGGGCAGAACACCAACGTGGGCGACGAGGGCGGCTTCGCCCCGGACCTGCGGACCGCCGAGGAGGCGCTGACGTTCGTGACCGAGGCGATCGCGGCGACCGGGTACCGGCCCGGCGCCGACGTGGCGATCGCGCTCGACCCGGCCGCCTCGGAGTTCTACCAGGGCGGGCGCTACCTGCACCGGGATCCGGGCGAGCACGTCGCCTACCTGGCCGGGCTGGTCGACGCGTTCCCGATCGTGTCGATCGAGGACGGGGTGGCGCAGGACGACCACGCCGGCTGGGTCGCGCTCACCCGGGCCATCGGCGGGCGCTGCCAGCTGGTCGGCGACGACGTGTTCTGCACCAACGAGGCGCTGCTCCGGCAGGGCATCGCGGACGGCGTCGGCAACGCCATCCTGATCAAGGTGAACCAGATCGGCACGCTGACCGAGACCCTGGCCACGGTAGGCACCGCGCGGGCCGCCGGTTACCGGGTGGTGATGTCGCACCGCTCCGGGGAGACCGAGGACACCACGATCGCCGACCTGGCGGTGGCCACCGGGTGCGGGCAGATCAAGACCGGCTCGCTGTCCCGCAGTGACCGGACGGCCAAGTACAACCAGCTGATCCGGATCGAGGAGGAGCTGGGGGAGCGGGCCACGCTTGACCCGTACCTGAGGGTCCGGGTTTAG
- a CDS encoding MFS transporter, with the protein MITDSAVAGPPGTRNGRLVLALACACQFMVILDASIVNVALPAVDRDLGFAGTGLTWVVDGYLLAFAGLMLPGGRAADLFGPRRMLTTGLLLFAGASLAGGLAATPAVLVTARIAQGAGAALLAPAILVVINTRFPAGHARARAFGAWSAAGGVGGLAGASTGGLLTSGLSWRWVFLINVPIGAALIALALTALAGTAVRREPLDLIGALCGTAGLAALIHGVMSAAGHGWTARPVAGPIAAGLLLLGLFVVVEARVATRPVLPLRLLRIRGVAVGAVLLLLFGTVAIAMWYFTALFLQDVLGYRPLAAGLSQTPAALAFPLVARQAAGLLPRLGSRAMVLAGCGLFLAGFGWLSRAGTGTGYLAGALGPTLLIAAGIGLVFPALMATATTGVPDGDTGIAGGIAATAQQAGAAIGLAALATAAGSAAPSAYHRVFLIAAGVSVVIALVSLLLPGRRRARAAR; encoded by the coding sequence ATGATCACCGACAGCGCTGTGGCCGGGCCGCCCGGCACGCGGAACGGCCGGCTCGTCCTGGCGCTCGCCTGCGCCTGCCAGTTCATGGTCATCCTGGACGCGTCCATCGTGAACGTCGCGCTGCCCGCCGTCGATCGCGACCTGGGCTTCGCCGGCACCGGCCTGACCTGGGTGGTCGACGGTTACCTGCTCGCCTTCGCCGGGCTGATGCTGCCCGGTGGCCGCGCCGCCGACCTGTTCGGCCCGCGCCGGATGCTGACCACCGGCCTGCTGCTGTTCGCCGGCGCGAGCCTGGCGGGCGGGCTGGCCGCCACCCCGGCCGTCCTGGTGACGGCCCGCATCGCGCAGGGTGCCGGAGCCGCCCTGCTGGCCCCGGCCATCCTGGTCGTGATCAACACGCGCTTCCCCGCGGGGCACGCCCGGGCCCGGGCGTTCGGCGCCTGGTCCGCCGCCGGCGGGGTGGGTGGCCTGGCCGGCGCGTCGACCGGCGGCCTGCTGACCAGCGGGCTGTCCTGGCGCTGGGTGTTCCTGATCAACGTGCCGATCGGGGCGGCGCTGATCGCGCTGGCCCTGACCGCGCTGGCCGGTACCGCCGTCCGGCGGGAACCGCTCGACCTGATCGGCGCGCTCTGCGGCACGGCGGGCCTGGCCGCGCTCATCCACGGGGTGATGTCCGCCGCCGGCCACGGCTGGACGGCCCGCCCGGTCGCCGGGCCGATCGCGGCCGGCCTGCTCCTGCTGGGCCTGTTCGTCGTCGTCGAGGCGCGCGTCGCCACCCGTCCAGTCCTGCCCCTGCGGCTGCTGCGGATCCGCGGGGTGGCGGTCGGTGCCGTCCTGCTCCTGCTCTTCGGCACCGTCGCGATCGCCATGTGGTACTTCACCGCCCTGTTCCTCCAGGACGTGCTGGGCTACCGCCCGCTCGCCGCCGGCCTCAGCCAGACACCGGCCGCGCTGGCCTTCCCGCTCGTCGCCCGGCAGGCCGCCGGGCTGCTGCCCCGCCTCGGCTCCCGGGCCATGGTGCTGGCCGGCTGCGGCCTCTTCCTGGCCGGGTTCGGCTGGCTGTCCCGGGCCGGCACCGGGACCGGTTACCTCGCCGGCGCACTGGGCCCGACACTGTTGATCGCGGCCGGCATCGGGCTGGTCTTCCCGGCCCTGATGGCCACCGCCACTACCGGCGTCCCGGACGGCGACACCGGGATCGCCGGCGGGATCGCGGCCACCGCCCAGCAGGCCGGCGCGGCCATCGGCCTGGCGGCCCTGGCCACCGCCGCCGGGTCTGCCGCCCCCTCGGCGTACCACCGGGTCTTCCTCATCGCGGCCGGGGTGTCGGTGGTCATCGCGCTGGTGAGCCTGCTGCTGCCGGGCAGGCGCCGAGCGCGGGCCGCCCGATAA